The Miscanthus floridulus cultivar M001 chromosome 7, ASM1932011v1, whole genome shotgun sequence genome includes a region encoding these proteins:
- the LOC136462469 gene encoding DNA-directed RNA polymerase II subunit 4-like: protein MSGEEEENAAELKIGEEFLKAKCLMNCEVAIILEHKYEQIQQHSSESDPTSQVSQVFEKSLQYVKRFSRYKNPDSVRQVRETLSRYGLAEFELCTLGNLCPDTSGEATALVPSLKSGGRFVGDAGDEKIEKMLNDLSLIKKFE from the exons ATgtccggcgaggaggaggagaacgCTGCGGAGCTCAAGATCGGCGAGG AGTTCCTCAAGGCCAAGTGCCTGATGAACTGCGAGGTGGCGATCATCCTGGAGCACAAGTACGAGCAGATCCAGCAGCACTCGTCGGAGTCGGACCCGACGTCGCAGGTGTCCCAGGTGTTCGAGAAGTCGCTGCAGTACGTGAAGCGCTTCAGCCGCTACAAGAACCCCGACTCCGTGCGCCAGGTCCGCGAGACGCTCAGCCGCTACGGCCTCGCCGAGTTCGAGCTCTGCACGCTCGGCAACCTCTGCCCCGACACCAGCGGCGAGGCCACCGCGCTCGTCCCCTCCCTCAAGTCCGGCGGCAGGTTCGTCGGCGACGCCGGGGACGAGAAGATCGAGAAGATGCTCAACGACCTCTCCCTCATCAAGAAGTTCGAGTAG